Sequence from the Pseudomonas sp. 7SR1 genome:
CGACTCCTCCGACCAGGACAGGTCCGAACGATCGCCGCGAAAGCCGAAGCTGCCGGTCTGGCTCAGGCGTTGGGCTCCGACCAGATAGGCCTCGTTGTGGCGCAGGCTGTCGGACGCCTGCTTGCTGCGCAGCGCCAGGAACGCGATGGCGGACAGGGCCGTCAGGCAGCGAAAGAAGCCGGTGGTGGAGTCCCAGCGATGATAACCGCCGTTGTACAGGAACATCGCCGTGAGCAGGAGCATGCACATCAGCGCGACGGTGATGACCAGGTTGATGGAGAACAGGTTGGCCGCCATCAACAGCAAGGTAATGTAGAGCAGGGTGGGGGCCAGGTCGGATCGGGTCTCGGAATTGATGATGACAATGCCGCAGGCCACCACCAGCCCGACCGCCCAGCCCAGGGCGTTCACCAGCGGATGGGGACTGATCCCCATCGAAGGTCGCGAGGCGATCTGACAGGGGGTGTACCGGAGGCTGTCATGGATGCTTTTGAACATCGTGGCGGGTGTGGGCACGCTGGCGGACCTTTTGTATTTTTTGAGGGGCCGGCTCCGGGGCGTCGCAAGGACAGAGCTTCGGTCTCGTATCTTAAAAGTGCCGCGTTTTCGCCGGTAGGACAGAAAACCCTGAAATCCTGCCAGCATCGGGTCTGGCAGGCCGGGGTCAGCGGGAAAACCGTTGACGGTAGTCCCGTGGGGAAATCGAAAGGTGGCGCTGGAAGGTGAGGCGCATCCGCTCCTCGTCACCGAAGCCGCACGACCGGGCAATCTGGTCGATGTTGCGCTGGGAGTCTTCCAGCAGCCGTCGCGCGGCTTCCAGGCGGAACATCTCCACGGCCTTGGCCGGGGTATGTCCCGTGCGACGCTTGTAGACCCGGGCGAAATTGCGCGGACTCATCCGGGCCTGGCGAGCCAGTTGTTCGATGGTCAGGTCATCGTCCAGGTGCTGGCTGATCCAGACGTGCAGCTCGTCGAATCCGGCGCTGTCCCGGGTCTGCAATTGCAGCAGTTGGCTGAACTGCGCCTGTCCGCCGGGCCGCTTGAGAAACACCACCAGCTCCCGGGCCACTTGCAGCGCGACTTCGCGACCGCAGTCGGCTTCGACCAGGGCCAGGGCCATGTCGATGCCAGCACTGACGCCCGCCGAGGTCCATATCCGGTCCTGCTGGATGAAAATCGCGTCCAGGTCGACTTCGACCGCCGGGAAACCGTTCCTGAGCATCTCGCACATGGCCCAATGGGTGGCGGCCCGGCGCCCGTCGAGCAGGCCTGCCTGGGCCATCAGGAACGTGCCGCTGCATACCGATGCGGTGCGCCTGGCCTTGACCGAGGCGGCCCGCAGCCAATCCACCAGATCGACGCAGTCGATCATGGCCTGGCGGATATCGGGGGCGCCGGGCACGATCAAGGTATCGATAGGCGCCTCGTCGAAGCGGTGCAGGGCGCAGGTGTCCACGGCGAGGCCTTCGGCGGTTCGCATCAACCCGCCGTCGAGGCTCGCCGTGTGCACTGCGTAGCCGGGCAGGCCACGTTCAGTCATGGCCTTGGTAGCCGCCCAGAAGACGGTCTGGGCACCGGTCAGGTCCAGCAAGCCCATCTGCGGGTAGGCCAGGAAGACCAGGGTACGGGGCTGGCAGATCGAATCGCTGGCGACGACGTCATGGTTCATCTGGTTCATGCTGGCTTCGCAGTCCGTGATTGCCCAAGGGAAGGACAAGGTATCGAACGGCACGATACCGGATCGCCCCAATGCTCGTCGATTGCCCGTATCCGGCAGCCTTGCTTGAGGGACAGGCCCGCGGTGCTGGCGTTATCAAGGCACTTTCAGTTCATCGCCTAACCCTCTGACCTGCAAGCTTTTGAGTGGCACTCAACGGCAAATCAAGACACCATAGCGCCCATGGTTCTGTACACCGGAGTTTTTCAGCGTGGCGCAACACTCTCCCGATCTTCCTCCCGAATTTCTACCCGTGGCCCAGATGCCGCTGCTCAAGCGCCTGGCCGCGCGCTTGTTCGGCCACGGCCTGACGCGGCTGCGAGCCCAGCACCGGGCATCGTGGTTGCACGGTCAGGCGGATGGTTTTCGTAGTGGTCATACCGCCGGTTTCGATTACGGATATCAGGAAGGCCGGGCCGAGGGGCTGGAAGAGGGGCGCCAGGTCCTGTTGATCCGTGACGCTCGCAGCACCGAGCACCCGGCGCCGAGAGTCGATGATCTGTTGTTCGATGACTGGCGCCTGCCCTTGACCGCTGAACTGAAGAAACGCATCAAGGCGGATGTGGCCCGATTGCTGCCCGCCCACGCGCAGCCCAGTGCCGCGCAATGGAAGATGATTTTCAGCGACACACCGTCCACCTCGGTGGTGGCGGGGGCCGGTGCGGGCAAGTCCACGACCCTGGTGCTGCGTATCGTGCTGCTGTCCCAATACCTGGGGTTCGAACTGGATTCGATGACCGTGGTGACCTTCACCCGCGAGTCACGCAAGGATTTCATCCAGAAACTGATCGAGGTTTTCGCCTTGTGGGGGCGTACGGTCAGTCTCAAGGAAGCGCGAGACCTGGTGCGGACCTTCCATTCGAGAATTCTGCCCATGGTGCGCAGCCTGCCGGGATTCGAACGGCTCCAGGCTTTCGAGACCCTGAGCCATCGCGCGGTGGCGGGCGATGACGATGAGGGCAATCCCTTTGACTTGCGCATCAATGATGCTCAACGCCAGCAGCTAAACGCCTGCTATCACCACCTTTACCAGCGCGATGAACGATTCCGTGAGCTGATCGGCTCGCTGTCCCGGCACGCCCTGCAACTCAAGGCCTTGGAGCGCGACCACCCCGATGTACAGAAACGCGTCGCCGTCACCGAACTTGCCGCCCAGCGTGACGAAGAGTTGTGCGATGCCATCGAGGACCTGTGGTTCCGCGCCGGGGCGTGGCCCATCAAGGGCATCGAGCCCAGGCGCCAGACCTTCCAGATCAACGGCTCGACATTCCACTGCCATGGCTACATTGCCTCGCTGGATGCCTGGGTAATGCTGGGCTTCGACCCGCAGGAGGATGCCCGGCTCAGCCGACCGGGGGCACGCCTGGGCATCCGGGCGGAATGGGCTGTAAAGCGCACCCTGTTTCAAGCTTTCTGTCGTAAGCCATTGATATGGATAGAAAGTTACGAATCGTCAAGACGTGTTTTGAGTGCGTTGGCTGGGGATGCCAGCGCCGGCCCAGGGTTCGACTATAAGGTCAAGGGCGAACTGGGGGCGGCACCGCTGCTGGATTGTTTCGTGGCCGCCGCCAGTTTCATCGAGAACCTTGGCCTGGACGTTCCGGATGCGGTAGGACAGATGTGCTTCGCACAGGACGACCCGGACCGATACTTTTTCGAGGCACTGAGTCGTTTCTGGCGAGCCTTCGAAGACCATCTGCTCGACCAGTCGCCACCTGTGATGACCTACAACCGGATGTTCGCGCTGTTCAGCGAGCATTCACCGGAAAACTTCAGATTGCTGGGCGATGAGCACCTACGGCCCTTGTCGCACCTGATGATCGACGAGTTCCAGGACGTCTCGCCGCAGATCGTCTCCTGGCTTCGCGCCTGTCTTCGAGAAGTGCGCAGTCGTGGAGCGGCCATGCACGTGGGGCGCGCCGCGCAACGTTCGTCATTGCTGTGCGTGGGGGACGACTGGCAATCCATCTACGGCTGGCGCGGCAGCTCACCCAGTTACTTCATGGCGTTCACCAAGCAGTTTCCGTCGCCGGCGAACACCCGGGTCATGCTCACGGACAACTACCGCAGCCATCAATACATCATCGATGCGGCCGAGCACATCGTGCGGGCCGCCGCCGCCATCCCCGGCAAGAAAGCCAAGGCCAGCGGCAAGCCTTCGGTACCCAGCCCGGTCGCGGTGCTCGATCGCGACGACGAGGGCATGGCCCGCAAGCTGGAAGAACATTATCGCAAGGGCGATTCAATCTTGATGTTGTATCGAAAAACAAGCGATAAGCTTTTAATAGAAAAGCATATTCAGCCAATAGTTAATGTGGATTCTAGCTTGCCGCATCCGGCTCGCCGCTTGCGCCAAATGACCTATCACAGTGCTAAAGGGCTACAGGCAGATGCGGTATTCCTGCTTGGTGACTGCCAGCACCTGAGCAGCTCGCCCTACAAGAATCAGGTCTACCGAATGGCCGGGCTGGGACAGGACGGGGATGCCGAACCGTACGATACGGCGCAGAAAGACGAGATCCTGCGCCTGGCCTACGTGGGGATCACACGAGCAGTGCAGCACTGCTACTGGTACGTCGACGGGCAGGAAGGCCAGGCCGCCAACGCGCCCAGGGCCTCGGATCGCATCGGAACGGGCAAGGCCTTCTTTGCCGACCAGCGTCGCGCCCGGGGTGGGTGACGGTTCGCCAGGGTGTGAAACCGTCGCCCACAAAAAAGCCCACTGGCGTGGGCTTTTTTCGTCAGGATGCAAATCGCCTCAAGCCAACGGGAGGCACAAAGGCTTCCAGCTCCGCTTCCACCGCCTCGATGATTCGCTCCACATCGGGAGCGTTCATCACGGTCGCGCAGGGAATGCCCGCAATCGCGATCATGGTTTCGCCGCTGGCGCGGTCGAACAGACGGGCCACCATGCTGCCCGGGGCGTCCATACTGGCCTCGAAACCCATGGGATGGAAATGCCAACGCATCAACTGGCAGGCGTTGGGAAACGTAACCTTGCCGGACGATCCTCTATTCATCTGTTGCCCGCCCTCTTCATCAAGCGCTTCCTTTTGCTCATGTCAGGAAGGAAGAACCATCATGGCTCTACCAGTGAGACCTAAAAATAGCACCTGAAAATGAATGTCATGTGGCTTTTTTCAGTCCATTTTGCGATTGGTTCACTTTTTTTTGATCTGCATCATGACTTGGGCATTTGAAATCATATTGCCATCATTGGCGGGGTGGGGACGCTTCAACCTCCCGAAACGGCTCTGGGACGCGGCTTCGCAAGGCAATGCCCAAAGCCAGGACCAGCAATAATGAAGCGACGGCGAAGGTGAAATTCAGGCCGTTGGTGACCGCTTGGGCAGTGGCCGCGCCGATACCGTTCGTCGGCAGCGCGGCGGCGAAGACCGCGCCGAGCACCGAAGCGCCGGTGAAGAACCCCAGATTGCGCGACAGGTTGAGCAGCGCGGAGATGACGCCACGCC
This genomic interval carries:
- a CDS encoding GlxA family transcriptional regulator, whose protein sequence is MNHDVVASDSICQPRTLVFLAYPQMGLLDLTGAQTVFWAATKAMTERGLPGYAVHTASLDGGLMRTAEGLAVDTCALHRFDEAPIDTLIVPGAPDIRQAMIDCVDLVDWLRAASVKARRTASVCSGTFLMAQAGLLDGRRAATHWAMCEMLRNGFPAVEVDLDAIFIQQDRIWTSAGVSAGIDMALALVEADCGREVALQVARELVVFLKRPGGQAQFSQLLQLQTRDSAGFDELHVWISQHLDDDLTIEQLARQARMSPRNFARVYKRRTGHTPAKAVEMFRLEAARRLLEDSQRNIDQIARSCGFGDEERMRLTFQRHLSISPRDYRQRFSR
- a CDS encoding UvrD-helicase domain-containing protein, which codes for MAQHSPDLPPEFLPVAQMPLLKRLAARLFGHGLTRLRAQHRASWLHGQADGFRSGHTAGFDYGYQEGRAEGLEEGRQVLLIRDARSTEHPAPRVDDLLFDDWRLPLTAELKKRIKADVARLLPAHAQPSAAQWKMIFSDTPSTSVVAGAGAGKSTTLVLRIVLLSQYLGFELDSMTVVTFTRESRKDFIQKLIEVFALWGRTVSLKEARDLVRTFHSRILPMVRSLPGFERLQAFETLSHRAVAGDDDEGNPFDLRINDAQRQQLNACYHHLYQRDERFRELIGSLSRHALQLKALERDHPDVQKRVAVTELAAQRDEELCDAIEDLWFRAGAWPIKGIEPRRQTFQINGSTFHCHGYIASLDAWVMLGFDPQEDARLSRPGARLGIRAEWAVKRTLFQAFCRKPLIWIESYESSRRVLSALAGDASAGPGFDYKVKGELGAAPLLDCFVAAASFIENLGLDVPDAVGQMCFAQDDPDRYFFEALSRFWRAFEDHLLDQSPPVMTYNRMFALFSEHSPENFRLLGDEHLRPLSHLMIDEFQDVSPQIVSWLRACLREVRSRGAAMHVGRAAQRSSLLCVGDDWQSIYGWRGSSPSYFMAFTKQFPSPANTRVMLTDNYRSHQYIIDAAEHIVRAAAAIPGKKAKASGKPSVPSPVAVLDRDDEGMARKLEEHYRKGDSILMLYRKTSDKLLIEKHIQPIVNVDSSLPHPARRLRQMTYHSAKGLQADAVFLLGDCQHLSSSPYKNQVYRMAGLGQDGDAEPYDTAQKDEILRLAYVGITRAVQHCYWYVDGQEGQAANAPRASDRIGTGKAFFADQRRARGG
- a CDS encoding DUF1652 domain-containing protein; this translates as MNRGSSGKVTFPNACQLMRWHFHPMGFEASMDAPGSMVARLFDRASGETMIAIAGIPCATVMNAPDVERIIEAVEAELEAFVPPVGLRRFAS